Proteins co-encoded in one Impatiens glandulifera unplaced genomic scaffold, dImpGla2.1, whole genome shotgun sequence genomic window:
- the LOC124917399 gene encoding uncharacterized protein LOC124917399 — translation MGSTFKVDIEKFDVAKEFGLWNMKMRAHLGKCELLKNSRGDLNYQPRWTRRKRWRCWKRPITLILSLDDKGFFKFRMTKEKHLQTHLDDYVKILLNLENIGDKYKDEDKALMILNFLLKSYTTFVDIIEHEREELTLDDVMSALRSKDQKKKNE, via the exons ATGGGGTCGACTTTTAAGGTTGATATCGAGAAGTTCGATGTGGCGAAGGAATTTGGGTTGTGGAATATGAAGATGAGGGCACACTTAGGAAAATGTGAGTTGCTAAAGAACTCGAGGGGGGATCTCAATTACCAGCCTCGATGGACGCGGAGAAAAAGATGGAGGTGTTGGAAAAGGCCTATCACCTTGATTCTTAGTCTCGATGATAAG GGATTCTTCAAGTTTAGAATGACTAAGGAGAAACATTTGCAGACGCATCTCGATGATTATGTCAAGATTCTccttaatttagaaaatatcgGGGATAAATACAAGGATGAGGATAAGGCActgatgattttaaattttttactgaAGTCGTATACGACGTTCGTAGACATAATCGAGCATGAGAGGGAGGAGCTTACCCTCGATGATGTGATGAGTGCGTTGAGATCGAAGgaccaaaagaagaaaaatgaataG
- the LOC124917402 gene encoding protein SRC2-like, whose translation MEYRPLEITVISANDLKDVGRFSKMDVYVVVSLSDEPCSTCRTPIHKDGGKSPKWNHKVKLFVNENYLSRNPKLIFNIRADRTFSDKDVGEVSIPLKDLLHSSDSISAERSVEYKVRTPKGKSEGKLKFSYKFGEKSKQPVNSTKNSEPVTAYPPFAGPSKDQSSYAQPPPAATAYQAPPPATAYQAPPAATAYQAPPAATTGYGYPPQGYGGYPPPPPRGYGGYPPAAYGGYPPPAGYGGYPPPVGYGGYMSQQPPPMQAPQKKKKNNFGLGMGAGLLGGLLVGDMISDAGDNMAAYDAGYDDGFDDSAFGF comes from the exons ATGGAATATCGTCCGCTGGAAATCACGGTGATCTCGGCCAATGATCTCAAGGACGTAGGCCGCTTCTCCAAGATGGACGTCTATGTCGTCGTTTCTCTTTCCGACGAGCCCTGTAGCACTTGCCGTACTCCAATCCATAAGGACGGTGGAAAATCCCCTAAGTGGAATCACAAGGTAAAGCTCTTCGTCAATGAGAATTACCTTTCgagaaaccctaaattaatcTTCAATATTCGCGCCGATCGTACCTTCTCTGATAAAGATGTTGGCGAGGTTTCTATCCCTCTCAAGGACCTTCTTCATTCCTCTGACTCCATCTCAGCCGAACGCAGCGTCGAATATAAG GTCCGCACACCCAAAGGCAAATCGGAAGGAAAACTAAAATTCTCATATAAATTTGGAGAAAAGTCTAAACAACCGGTTAACTCAACCAAGAACAGTGAACCCGTGACAGCCTACCCACCCTTCGCAGGGCCAAGCAAAGATCAATCGAGTTATGCTCAACCGCCACCAGCAGCAACTGCATATCAAGCACCACCACCAGCAACTGCATATCAAGCACCACCAGCAGCAACTGCATATCAAGCACCACCAGCAGCAACAACAGGTTATGGATATCCTCCTCAAGGATATGGAGGTtatcctcctccacctcctcgAGGATATGGTGGTTATCCCCCGGCAGCCTATGGTGGTTATCCTCCTCCGGCTGGCTATGGTGGCTATCCTCCTCCGGTAGGCTATGGGGGTTATATGTCACAGCAACCACCGCCTATGCAGGCTcctcagaagaagaagaagaataacttTGGGCTAGGAATGGGAGCGGGATTATTAGGAGGATTGTTGGTTGGTGATATGATATCGGATGCGGGAGATAATATGGCTGCTTATGATGCGGGGTATGATGATGGATTCGACGATTCTGCATTTGGATTCTGA
- the LOC124917401 gene encoding dehydrodolichyl diphosphate synthase complex subunit NUS1-like → MTTTMEAQKQMRKIVYLWAAQMGNLVVVLLWHLLHFLVSLWMFSINIVMAFESYLISFGILRKYKIFNVANLRHLAIVVDSEEASDISSVIKLLKWVTSLGVKNICLYDPKGVLKKNKQTITESLQLTKSSEDDSKNVPFLNQKNVCLDFACLSDGKEAMAKSAGILFKKYYLGGNPLKQTFTEEDIAEALETIGSGGADPNLMLIYGPTRCHLGYPAWRIRYTEMAHMGSLKSLKYGSLLKVVRKFTMVNQNYGK, encoded by the exons ATGGGCAATCTTGTGGTTGTGCTTCTATGGCACTTATTACATTTTCTTGTCAGCCTTTGGATGTTTTCAATTAATATAGTCATGGCTTTTGAAAGCTACCTCATTTCTTTTGGTATATTGAGGAAATACAAGATCTTCAATGTCGCAAATCTTCGTCACTTGGCTATTGTCGTGGACAGTGAAGAAGCTTCTGATATATCGAGCGTAATTAAGCTTCTGAAATGGGTAACCAGTCTCGGTGTGAAAAATATTTGCCTGTACGATCCCAAGG GAGTGTTGAAGAAAAACAAGCAAACTATCACTGAGAGCTTGCAGCTAACGAAATCATCCGAG GATGACAGTAAGAATGTGCCGTTTCTCAACCAAAAGAATGTATGTTTGGATTTTGCTTGTTTATCGGATGGAAAGGAAGCCATGGCAAAATCTGCTGgcattttatttaagaaatactaTTTGGGTGGGAATCcattgaaacaaacatttactGAAGAAGACATTGCAGAGGCACTGGAAACAATAG GTTCTGGAGGTGCTGATCCCAACCTTATGTTGATTTACGGGCCTACCAGATGTCATTTGGGTTACCCAGCATGGAGGATTCGGTATACTGAGATGGC TCACATGGGATCATTGAAATCTCTCAAATATGGGTCACTATTGAAGGTGGTGCGGAAATTCACCATGGTTAACCAAAACTATG gtaaatga